The genomic DNA GAAAGCGAAGTAGCCGGCTTTTCCAACAGTTCAGAAGCATGTCCGGACGCTGGCTGGCGACTGGTCGGGTCTGAGTGTCGGTTTGGATCTAGGTTTTCTTTGAGCCGACATGATAGGCCGCAATGGCGAATGAGAAGCTGTGTCGGTTGGCACATCTGTCAAACCCACTCGCCAAAGCGAGCCATAAGAGACTGCCATGAAGTTATGTCCGGTTTGCCACGCCTGCTATGAGGATGTCGCGCGCTTCTGCGTTCGGGACGGGTCTCCGTTATTGGACTCGCTCCCCGTTTCAACGACCTTGCAGGGGCGTTTTCGCTTTCTGCGCCTGTTGACGACCGGGCGCATGGGTGATGCCTATCTCGCGTCGGACGCGGTAGCGAATCACCAAGTGCTCATCAAAGCGCTGCCGGCTTACTTGTTTATCGATCCGGAGATTCGCCAGCGGTTCATGTCAAACTTGGCGCGGCTGACCACGGTTCGGTCGCCGAGCCTGGTGGATTACCATGCGCTCATTGAAATGGACCGGGGGTATGTGGCGCTCGTGACCGAGTATGTCGTCGGTCATGACCTGCGGGAGGAACTTCGCTCCCATCAGCCATTATCGCCACGGCGTGCCGCCACCATCGCGCGTGAAGCCGCACAAGGGTTGGCAGCCGCCCATGCCGTGGGCATCCCGCACTTCGATCTCAAACCCGAAAACATCCTACTGTTTGCCGATGCCGAGACCCAAGCGCTCAGGGTGAAGGTGGCAGACGTCGGATTATCCTGCCTCAAGGAAAGCATGACCGGGTCGGTGACAGACGACACCGGGTCAGAAATCGCTCGCCTGCCATATTACACATCGCCGGAAACGTGTTTGGGGGAGGCACTTGACGCGCGAACCGACATTTACGGTCTGGGGATTATCCTCTACGAAATGTTGGCAGGTGTGCCGCCATTCCAAGCCAAATCACCGGGCAGGATTTTGAGCATGCAGGCTACGGAGACTCCCAAGCAGCTTTCAGCGTCGCTTCCAGAGCCACTCGTCGCGTTGACGATGCGGATGCTGGCCAAGCAGCCCGGCAACCGTCCGCAAACGATGACCGAAGTCTGGACTGCGTGCCACGACTGGTTGCAGTCCGTGGGCGATACAGAACGCTTCACGGTGAATCAGAACATGCCGCCGGCGAGCAAGATCGAGTCACCAAACGGAGCTGAATCACCATCTGCCCAGGCGACGCTCGCGCCATCCCACGATCTCCCGCTGCGGTTGACCATCATTGACGCCGATGACGAAGGCAATCGTTCCCGAACGATTCCGGGACGGGTTCAGGAAGCTTCGCCCCAGGGCATGCGCATTCTGACCGGCACGATTGAAACCGGTCAGCTCAACATCATCCGCGACCACACAGTGGCTTTCAAAAACCGGCTGGACATTGAAGTTGACCTGCCCGATGGGACGGTCCACATGAGTGGCTTTGCCGTGCGCTACAACCGCGCGCCGGACGGCCGCAACTGGGTCGTGTATATCTACATCAAGGAAATGCCCCGCGGCGACCGCCGCCGCTACGAAGCCTTTCTCAGACAATCAGCAGACTGAGCTGAGCGCAAAGGGACAGGGCCGCGCACTAACGCGGCCCAACAATTTGCCAGCGCGGATCGGGGACGGTAGGGAGTGCCACGCTTTGCACCAGCGCCAGATCGCGCAGGAGCCAGATAACGTTTTGTCCCGTGGTCAGGTTGCGCCACACGAGATCAGTGCTTCCATCCTGGTTGTAATCGCCAAGCGCTGCCAGTTGCCAAGCCGGCCCGGGCGACGGGAGCGGACGACTATCCACTGCCGTATCTTCAATCACCGTGACAACCCGCGCCGCCCCGGTAGCTCGGTCATACAGGAAGAGTTCAGGGGTCTGACTGCTTTCAACCTGTCCACTCCCGCCAGGTGGGATTTCCACATTACCAACCTCGCCACTTCCGACAATCGTTTCGGTCGGCAGTAGGCCGGGAATGGACAAGGGGACGACTTGCGCACGTGTCACGCGGTTCATCAGCCAAAGCTCAACGGCATTCGTCACCGTGTTGCGGCGGATGATGTCCGGCCGGCCGTCCAGATTGAAATCACCCGTCCCTGAAAGCGTCCAGTTGAGATCGGTTTGCTCCGGCGTTATTGGCAGCGACGCCGTTGGGATCACCCCCGCAAAGGCCCACAAGGCATCAAAACCCGTAATGGTTTGGTTACGCCACAGAAGGTCGGTGTTCCCATCACCGGTGAAGTCCGCTGTGCCACCAATGACCCAGCAATCTTCAGCAAAGGGCAGGAACTCGCTCCGCACGAAGCTCGTCCCGTCCATGACCCAGATGGCGCTCTGCCCGGTCGTCTGGTTACGCCAGACCACCGTGGAGTTGCCGGTGCCAAAATCACCCGGAGGAATGAGTGGCGCGTCTCTCCATCGTCCGGCCAGTGGAATGTCGCCAGCTTGCCCAAAGCTTACGACGAAGTCGGCAAAACCAGTCGTATTGGTGTTTCGGAAGAAGAAGACTCCAGACCGGAAAACCCCAAGGGTCGTGACGCCATCTCCATCCCAGTCTCCCGCCACAGGGAAGTCGGTTGCTATCCCATAAAAGAAGCTTATGTCAGCGTCGCCAGAAATATTCTCATTGCGCAGGAAAACGAGACCAGCCGAGGCACGGTACACACCAACCGTTGTCCGACCATCACCATCCCAGTCACCCACAATGGGAAGATCGGTTGGCAGTCCATAGTTGACGATAATGTCTGGACTCCCGGCGGTGTTGGCGTTACGGAGCAGAAACAGGCCCCGTCGAAAGACACCGATACTGTCGAAGCCCTTTCCAGTCCAGTCGCCAGCCAGAGGAGCATCACCGGTCTGACCAAACGGCACCGTTATGACCGGTGCTGCCACGGCATTTGCATTCCGAATGAGAAACTGTCCGTTACGGAAAAGCGCCACGGTGGATTTTCCGTCACCGTCCCAATCACCGACGACCGGCCGATCGCCCGGTTCTCCCAGGGGTACAGCAATGTCCGGTGGGCCAGGCGTATTGGATTGCCGGAGCAGGAAAGTCGAGTTAGGTCGAAACACGCCAATGGTCTGCGGGGGAACACGCGGTATGACGGTAAAACTGGCGCTGCTCGTCGCCGTTCCGGCGGGCGTCGTGACGCTAATCGGCCCGGTCGTTGCCCCAACTGGAACGGTCGCTGTGATTTGGGTTGGACTAACGATACTGAATGACGCAAGCAAATCACCAAACGTGACGGTCACGGCTTCCTCGAAGTTCATCCCTATTATGGTAACGGACGTGCCGACCGTCCCTGAATTCGGTGAAAAACTCAGAATGCTCGGCGGTTGGAGAACGACAAATGGCGTGCTGCCGGCCGCTGTCCCAGCAAGCGTTGTCACGCTAATCGGCCCGGTCGTTGCCCCAACCGGAACGGTCGCCGTGATCTGAGTCGGGCTGACAACGGTGAAGCTCGCCGCAACCCCGTTGAAGCGCACATTGGCTACATCCACAAAGTTTGCACCGACAATGGTGACGACCGTCCCCACCAGACCCGACAGCGGCGTGAAGCTGCTGATGACCGGTGGCGGTATGACAATGAAGTTGGGCGTGCCCGTCGCCGTGCCGCCGGCCGTCGTCACGGTAATCGGCCCGGTCGTTGCCCCAACCGGAACGGTCGCCGTGATCTGAGTCGGGCTGACAACGGTGAAGCTCGCCGCAACCCCGTTGAAGCGCACGTCGATCACACCCACAAAGTTTGAACCGAAAATGGTGACGACCGTCCCCACCGGACCCGACGGCGGCGTGAAGCTGCTGATAACCGGTGGTGATGCTATGACGATGAAGTTGGGCGTGGCCGTCGCCGCCCCAGCAGTCGTCGTGACGCTAATCGGCCCGGTCGTTGCCCCAACCGGAACGGTCGCCGTGATCTGAGTCGGGCTGACAACGGTGAAGCTCGCCGCAACCCCATTGAAGCGCACGTCGATCACACCCACAAAGTTTGAACCGAAAATGGTGACGACCGTCCCCACCGGACCCGACGGCGGCGTGAAGCTGCTAATGACCGGCGGTAGTATAACGACGAAGTCTGTCGCACTCGTCGCTACATCTCCATCTCGTTCCACGGTAATGCGTCCAGTTGTAGCACCGGGAGGAACGGTTGCGTCGATCTGCGAGTCACTCACGACCGTGAAGGTCGCAGCCACGCCGTTGAAAAAGACGGCTAGCCCACTGCTCTCCTTGCTGCGTCCATACCCACCTGTAATAGGATGGTCGAAGCCCGTACCGGTGATAGTGACCAGTGTGCCGACCGGGCCGGAAGTCGGCGTGAAACCTGTGATAGTCAGTGATGAAAATGTAACCGCGCGTGAGGCCAGGCTCGACGTGGGATCAATTCCGTTTATGGCCCAACTGGATCCGCTTGTTGCGTCGAGCGGCACGGGGTCTGATAGGTACGCATAGTTGTTCACCGCGAAGGATGCTGGTGTGTTGTTGGAGGTGACGAACGCCGTCCCGGCAAAACCAATCCGTGTCGTGTTGTCCACCCCTTCCCCTGGGACAGAGAAGCTAGAAATCGCAGGCAGTGAAGCTGCCATTACTTGGTGACCAGAGCCAGGCTCCGATACGACGGATTGGTTGAACCGAACGCGGGCCGCCCGGACTGTTCCACCAGTGTGACGCTTGTGCCAAGCAGCGTCATGGCGCTGTCCATCTTCCATCCTCATTGGCTGCCCGGGCCAAGACATGGCAGAAACGGCGTGAGTCGCAAGGGGAGGCATGGGACAACACACCAGGCATACCACTCCACACACCAGCAGAAAGATGGCGTTTTTGAACGAAGCAGTGCCCATGGTCAAATCTCCGCTACGTTATCTGGGCAATGTGGCCGGCGTGCTTCGTTGGTCAACCGGTCGCTTGGTGCTGAAGACAGGTCGGGAAAGCACGCGCGGTTTTGGCAGAAGTCTGT from Chloracidobacterium validum includes the following:
- a CDS encoding serine/threonine protein kinase; protein product: MKLCPVCHACYEDVARFCVRDGSPLLDSLPVSTTLQGRFRFLRLLTTGRMGDAYLASDAVANHQVLIKALPAYLFIDPEIRQRFMSNLARLTTVRSPSLVDYHALIEMDRGYVALVTEYVVGHDLREELRSHQPLSPRRAATIAREAAQGLAAAHAVGIPHFDLKPENILLFADAETQALRVKVADVGLSCLKESMTGSVTDDTGSEIARLPYYTSPETCLGEALDARTDIYGLGIILYEMLAGVPPFQAKSPGRILSMQATETPKQLSASLPEPLVALTMRMLAKQPGNRPQTMTEVWTACHDWLQSVGDTERFTVNQNMPPASKIESPNGAESPSAQATLAPSHDLPLRLTIIDADDEGNRSRTIPGRVQEASPQGMRILTGTIETGQLNIIRDHTVAFKNRLDIEVDLPDGTVHMSGFAVRYNRAPDGRNWVVYIYIKEMPRGDRRRYEAFLRQSAD
- a CDS encoding IPT/TIG domain-containing protein, coding for MAASLPAISSFSVPGEGVDNTTRIGFAGTAFVTSNNTPASFAVNNYAYLSDPVPLDATSGSSWAINGIDPTSSLASRAVTFSSLTITGFTPTSGPVGTLVTITGTGFDHPITGGYGRSKESSGLAVFFNGVAATFTVVSDSQIDATVPPGATTGRITVERDGDVATSATDFVVILPPVISSFTPPSGPVGTVVTIFGSNFVGVIDVRFNGVAASFTVVSPTQITATVPVGATTGPISVTTTAGAATATPNFIVIASPPVISSFTPPSGPVGTVVTIFGSNFVGVIDVRFNGVAASFTVVSPTQITATVPVGATTGPITVTTAGGTATGTPNFIVIPPPVISSFTPLSGLVGTVVTIVGANFVDVANVRFNGVAASFTVVSPTQITATVPVGATTGPISVTTLAGTAAGSTPFVVLQPPSILSFSPNSGTVGTSVTIIGMNFEEAVTVTFGDLLASFSIVSPTQITATVPVGATTGPISVTTPAGTATSSASFTVIPRVPPQTIGVFRPNSTFLLRQSNTPGPPDIAVPLGEPGDRPVVGDWDGDGKSTVALFRNGQFLIRNANAVAAPVITVPFGQTGDAPLAGDWTGKGFDSIGVFRRGLFLLRNANTAGSPDIIVNYGLPTDLPIVGDWDGDGRTTVGVYRASAGLVFLRNENISGDADISFFYGIATDFPVAGDWDGDGVTTLGVFRSGVFFFRNTNTTGFADFVVSFGQAGDIPLAGRWRDAPLIPPGDFGTGNSTVVWRNQTTGQSAIWVMDGTSFVRSEFLPFAEDCWVIGGTADFTGDGNTDLLWRNQTITGFDALWAFAGVIPTASLPITPEQTDLNWTLSGTGDFNLDGRPDIIRRNTVTNAVELWLMNRVTRAQVVPLSIPGLLPTETIVGSGEVGNVEIPPGGSGQVESSQTPELFLYDRATGAARVVTVIEDTAVDSRPLPSPGPAWQLAALGDYNQDGSTDLVWRNLTTGQNVIWLLRDLALVQSVALPTVPDPRWQIVGPR